In Zingiber officinale cultivar Zhangliang chromosome 3A, Zo_v1.1, whole genome shotgun sequence, the DNA window AATGGTTCGTTTATAAATTTCCTGAAAAGTCTTCTCTCCATTGGAACAATAGGGTCATTATGTTTATTACTAAACTTGTTGAAGAGATAAATTGAACCAAGGTTTATCCTTTTAGTTAGAGGTTAAATCaatcatcagaagaagaattaGGTCAAAAATTAGGATACATTTGGGAAAAATTCTTGTAGAATCGAGAATGAAGTTTAAAAATGAAACACTACATTTTATTGAATTGAGAATGAAGTTTTCATTCTTTTGACACTACATTTTATTGGTTTTGCAAGCCACAGGTATTATAAAAGTGGGCTTTCACCTGATTCTGTTTAATTTGGATTTAACAAACAATAAATGGCATAAAAAATTATTccatattttcaatttttttcataaGATTTGTAACAATTGTTGCAAATGCCACAGTATACTTGTTAATATGCCAACTAATTCACTTTAAACTCCATTGAAGCCCCATCAATATGTATCAATCCATATTAGTCGCGATAAATTTCCTGCAAATAAATAGCTTGATTGGGATTTCAAACTGTGAAGTGGCCATGACTAACATGCTGCCATTTCTACCCACTTTTTGCTTATTTTGTAACGTTGGAAGACTTGTTTGCTTAGTTTGTTTTTAAGGACCTAATACCTTAGATCAAGTCCagttattttattaagtttaaattttggcCAACTAGTATATGAGCAATTTCAAAAAAGTAATAAAAACTTTACATCATGCTAAAATCCTATACTCAAGCTTACTATTTCGCAAATGGATATGTTGTTCGATGTGTCTTCATGCGCAACATGTTGGTGTAATGCTCATTTGTTGCTAGCATCAGGAGCTCAATACAACTTCCATGAATTTGTCTTAGTAATGATGCTCCAagctaattcttttaaattccttgggTTAAAAGTGCATGATACCATCATCCTCTTTGATTATAGAGTATTTTGATGACCTTTCTTAATGACCTTAACATTTCATCATTACTTTTGTATGAATAATGGACTGTGATCATGCCAATTAGGTGAGTCCTATTGTGTATGCTGTCATTGCTAACCTCCTAATGTTGATAACTTGTTCAGTAGTTTATGACTGTGATTGCATCTCTTGATTTAATGTGACATCACTCTCCACGTAACCATTCATAGATCAAACGCTCGTGTCTAGAAAGAGCGTTGTAGCTTCATAAGTTTGTTGCTTTAATTGTCATCTGACTCAACTCTCTTTTCCATTGCTCGAACAGACCATTAACATTGAAGGTCTTTCACTGGACAAGTTCATAGAGTACCATGTGGCTAACAGTGGTTGGGTGCTAGAGAAAGGTACTGGTCGATCGCAATTGATAGTCCTACCACGCAATGAGTTCAACCACCCAGGGCTAAAGAAGAACTCATCAGATGGCATGCCATTTGAGCACATCACACGCATCTTCCCCGTTCTCAGCTGAAATATTAAGGTTTTGATTACCTTTAAGGAATCTTCATGTTCAAGTGTTTGCCTACTTAGTGATTCTTACAGGATTTCATTAGACTCATGGaacttttttgtttaattttatttctatctatGTCCGTGCTTGAAGATTCAAAGTTCCTGATCTTTCCTTTTACATTTTGATTGCTGATAACAAATTTTTAAGGGGAAAAAACTGGAAACAGAATTGAGTTTAATTTCATTCTTAACAAGTGATCTTCTGCTACTTTTTTCTAGTGTTAGTAACCTCTGATTTGTTAGTGAAGGGGAATCCATTCACCTTCAGGTCTGGTGTCTCAGTCATATCCCATCACTCGGTCAAATCTCGATCAGGCCTATTAATCTCGGACAATCTTTGTGCACCATGAGGGTTCAGCAGACAGATGAATTGACCCTTGTGTACCTTCTTGGCCATTTATACACTTCAGCTTGGAGGTCCGGGACCTTGGCATAACTGGGTTTGTTGTTAAAGCAAAAGGGAAGTGGAATTTGTTGGTGAAGAAAAAGGAagtcattcaattttttttagcTAGCACTAGGTATCTAGCTCCTTCAGTCAACTAATTTTGGGGATGACTGATTCAATCTCACAGAAGTAGAAGTTTTTTTGTCGGCCATCACGTACATTTAAAAGTACTCATAATGGGCGGTCTAACAGTTTAACATCTAAGATTTGTCATTCCATCATAGGAAAATATCTTATAGTGTGCTGTAGTTGAGAATCATACCATATGTATTTGGGAGATTGTATGAATGTTCTACCGCATTGTAGCCCGGGAGCTAGTAGAtatgctatttttttttaattaacatcAGGTATCCAGCTTACAAATTCTGGGATGACTGGTCTAGTCTTATAGAAGCTTTCTACTAACTATTAGGATAAATTGGGAAGCACTAGTAGCATGTGGTCCATCAGCTCAATGTTTTTAGATCAATTGttcattaagaaaaatttattccTTAATCTGCCAAAGTTCGAATTCGTACCTTGGGGGCTAGTAGACATGTTAGTTGAATCTACGTTTGCGTAGCTGGGTTGTCATTATCTACCTCAACTTAGAGGTTGTATCACTTCAGCACATCTCATCTACACCTCTTGACCGGCCTTGGCCAAAGTTCCTCCACCTCAATCAGAGCCTATCGAGTTAGTAGTGCCTGATTGCTTTGGATGAACACTGCATTGCCTCTCTGGTTAAGCCTCTTCTGAGTATGTCCTTCAATTGTAATGTCATTTGTGAGAACACAATAGGGCAAGGAGCtaaaaaattgagaaaataatGCTTCCTTTATGGTTGGGTTAATCACATAATTTTGATGTgttgataatatgtttaatgtTAATGTGTTGGTAATATGTTTTAAGTTAAGTCTTTTCTAtattttgatgtgtatcaaatgTGTAGACTTGGGTAATGCATATGGAACTCGTGAAACTTATTGATTTGATGAAATAGAGTCGTGGTCTTAGCAATTGTGGAGATCGTGAACTCGATGATTCAGTGACTTAGATCAAGGAATGAGGGGTTTTTTAGAGGTGTTCGTTAGACTTGTGAGCATGGATTTGATAGGTTGTACTAGCTCAAGAAATTCAATGTGCTTGATGGCTCAATGACACCTTTAGATTAACCAGTGATGAAGCTTGAGGAGTTTGGTGGACCTCAGGGCATAAGCAGAGGTTGGGTGGTGGTGCAAGCTCAAAGATTTTATTGTCTTTGATTTTTTGACAACTTAGATTAAGGGAGTTGAAGACTCATAAATGAAGCAAATGATGATTTTGTTTATCTGAACGTTCCTCATCGTCGGCCTTACAATGAGATGAAGGGAGGTAATTGAGCGACCTTTAGGTGTGAGGGTATTTAATCTTTAATGAATCCCGCGGGAATCAACTCTTGTCCAATGAAGTAATTTTGCCACTTGAATACTTGGTGTAGGCGAGTTGAAGACTCATATAATGATATCGTGAGAGAGAACACAATCTGTGAGTTTTTTCCTTTCTGAATCTCATTGTAATTATGTGTCTACCTGCTTAGGGTTATGCTACTAAGAGAGCTTGAGTTCAAGCTTTCAATGTTTGTCTAATCCTTTAGAAATTTTTAAGCAAATGAGTACCTTTATCACAACAAATGGAGAATGTGGATAATGAATTTTAGGTCCTCAAAAGCTTTCCAATAGCTTACAAATAAGAATTTTAACAGTTATTCTTCAACTACCTCTAGTCGATTAGAAAAGGTCTCTAATAGACTAGAATATCAAATGGTCATTAGAAGCCTATTGCTCTATTTAGCAGTCAATTAAAATTGATCCTATGATTTATCTCGTTTCATATAATCTGAGGGCGGACTGTGAAGGACATTTAGGATGAGCATAATCATCTTTTTTCACAATTGATTATTCTTATCACAAAAATGTTATATTGTTCCAAGTCAACCACAATGCAAATCAATTAGATAGATTCAGCTGGTCTCTTAGAGTTTTTTGGTTGCCTAGCAACTTTAAGGGATTGCCCAAGATCAAAAAGAGAATATCATTGAAATATAATACTCCTTTTGTGATTGTGCTTAACCATAGCAAGTCAATGCAAAGTAAATGTATGTGGATCACAGTTAGTCTCTTACAAATTTGAGCATGATGAAAACCAATACAAAACACAGTTCTGTGGAGACGAACCCTTtgttttcacaacaatggaagaATTTTCTGTTTTAAACTTAAATAGCTCCATCAGTTCAATATATATAACAGGTTTAGCGTAGAAGCATAATTAGGAGAATGGTAATCATTATTAAGGTTCTTAATTCAAACGTGTTTAGTTATTAGGACATGATTCGAAACAGAGCAGCAGGCTCATCTAGCAGTTCTTCAATtatccatgcatttgttcacattttGGACTGTGGCACTGCTTGCTCCTGGAACTGCTCCTCTGTGACTCCTGCAATCAAAGAAGTGAAGTGATATTGTTCAGTATGGTCGGCCTCACGATAAAATTCAAATAAGGTAAataaagaagagagaagaagtaGATTGGTTACCTTTGGCCATGGCCGCCGTAGAGCTGATCCCTCCTTGAACCGTCTTCAGCACCCTGTCGTAATAATTGGCCCCCGACCACTTCTGGTGCTCCAACGTctccaccttcttcttcctctcctccctctGGATCCTCTCCAGGTACGCCAGCATCCCCCTCCTGGCGAAATCCTTCGCGAAGGTGTCCGCCACCAGCGCGTCGGCGTGGAACCCGGCGAGCGTTATGAACTGCCAGCAGAAGCCGAGGCGCGCGATGGTCGGGATGAACTCTCCCACGGCCTCGTCTGTCATCCCGGAGGCGTCCCAGTTGAAGGAGGGCGAGAGGTTGTAGGCCAGCATCATCTCCGGGTGCGCCGCCTTCACCCCCTCCGCCAACGCCGCGCACTCCGCCACGTCAGGCCGCGACGTCTCCACCCATATCATGTCGGCGTGCGGCGAGAAGGCGCGCCCCCGGACGACCGCTGCCTCCACCGAGCCTTGGAAACGGTAGAAGCCCTCTCTGGTCCTGGGCAGGTCCCAGTCCCAGAACAAGCCCTCGAGTCCCAGTTGGGTCTCCGCCATTTTTCTCCTCCTCTCGAAATTGGAGTCGTCGTGCTTCTTCGCCCATTCGCCGAGCCTCCGCTGCTTCTCTCCTTCGCCGATGCTCAGGCTCTGGATGCCTTCCATGACGCACTCTGAAAAAGTCCTCAATTTCGCCGCCGAGAGCCACTCGTTCTCGATGGCTTCTAGCTCCGGGCCGCTCTTGCCGGCCGCCGTTGCCTCCGCCAAAACGCCGGCCAAGCTCCGGCCCCGCAGGTTGGGATTGGTGCAGCCGAGGATGAACGGGTGGTCTCGAGAGTCGACGTTGGTTTGGATCAAGTTGGCGGCGACGGCGTCGGTCCTCGCGATCAGGACCGTCGCCACGCCCATGACGTCGAACTGAAGCCGCGCGGCGACGAGGCGGTCGATGTGCTCGGAGACGGAGACGAGGACCTTGCCGGCCATGTGGCCGCACTTCTTGGTGACGGACGACTGGTCCTCGATGTGCACGCCGGCGGCGCCGCGCTCCACGAAGAGCTTGCAGAGCTTGACCGTGGTCGTGACGCCGCCGAATCCGGTGTCGCCGTCTGCGATGATCGGCCGCAGGTAGTCGACGTAGGGCGTGCTGGCCCGGGCGGCGCGGGGCAAGCTCATGCGGGCCTCGCGCTGCTTGCGGTCGTGGAACTGCTGGGCGAGGAAGAGGTGGGCGACCTTGTTGGGCACGGTGTCGTAGGGGTAGTCGGCGAGGTCGGGGCCAGGCTCGTTGGTGGAGGTGTGGGTGGAGGAGCACTGCCAGCCGGAGACGTAGATTGAATCGAGGTACTTGGCCATCATGGTGACCTGCACCGGGTCAAGGGCGCCGAAGGTGCAGGAGGCGCTGCCGCGGGCCTGGTGCGACTTCAAGGTGCGCCATAACTTCTCGGCCAGCGCGCCGGAGGCGTAGCTCTGCCGGAGGGTGCCGCGGAGGGAGACGACGTCGCGGGCGGAGTAGGGGCGGCGGGTGAGCTTGAACCGCTCGGTGCTCCACCACGCCTCCACCTCCGCCACTTCCGCCTCGAACCGCCTCTCTTCCTCCATTATctgtcattattattatttttaattattattttccttttttttaaggaaaaaagaTATCAAAAATTTTGATGTTCTTATAGATTTGATCAACGCattcaaaagaaaaataatcGTATTAAAGAGGCAGTGAGGTATATATAGTTACCAAAGAAGGAGCTGAAAAGGATGGAGCCATGAGGGAGAGAGGAGTGAGGTTGCCTTGAAAAAGCTCTTCTTCTGTTTGATTTCCATCTCAATCtctgtatgtatatatataacaaGAAATAACTGCATTTTACTGAACTGCCCAGGTAGATTTTCATAATACCAAAATCACGTTAGTCCATTTCAATTATCTCTCaaaattttctcaatttacaCTGTCGGAATTCAGATATATAGATATATTAAAGAGTTTTTTAGGAGTATATTGATTTTGAGCCGGAGGGATTTACAATCAATTTTATCCGGAATATATAATGTTACTTTAATATTATAAAAGTTTAGTACGAGAAATAAGAAATCTCTAAACCTAATTCAATGAAATGCTGATGAGGCCAATTGGATCAAATCATATCCAAAAGGAATTGTTAAATCTCGAAACCTGATTCAATGAAACGCTGATGACGCAAAATGGATCAAATCATATCCAAAAGAAAGAAATCGTTGAATCTCTAAACCTGATTCAATGAAATGCTGATGAGGCAAATTGGATCGAATCATATCCAAAAGAaattgttcaaaaaaaaaaaagacaaaaaatgCATGTGTTTTTCGGTTATAGCAGTTGCGTGCGGGATGGAAGCTGCAATCCAGTTTGTCCGGTCCTCGGTTGCATGCCGTATCCAAATTCGAATACATAAATGGAACAACGCATGCAAAACCACAAGTTGTTAATTCCGTTCTCTTCCCTTGTCTCTAGTTTTCCTTCGGcaccttttataaaattttaacggcataataaaaaaaaaatctgtaaatatgcatttttttttttgtttatgatCTACTAATGGAATAAATATTTTTAGCATTTTTTGACGTTGGATCTTATCCATAGATGGATGACTCATGGTTGAGGACAAATAGCAAAGAGTATCCTATAATCAAGAATGAATACTACAATTAAGGATGAGTATTCCGACCTTTGAGTATATATAAATTATACTTCGAATTTACTCGATAGATAGATGAACTAGAAGGTAGATCACCTTTGAGATTGATTGGATAAAATCATATAACCACATACTCATTAGAACAATACAATACACTATTACATGGTAGATAATTTGATACAACTAAGTTTTGATTTATACACAGTTTGCATGGCTAGAGGTAAGCTACAAGGACAGATGTTAAGTTTTGGTTGAcatattttaaaattcctaaaTTAGAATTAATGACTCTCACATAATGTGAAAAATTATAAAGTAGTTGACTTCTTTTTTGTCgcctaattaatttaatattttttttacagatTATGCTAAATTCATGGAACTGATTGTGATAAAACTTCCACcgcatttttcaattttttttaaaattacaatAACACAAAACCATTTAAAAAGAGAGGTGCATGTAAATGCTATTGGTGCAAACAAGGCATGGCTCAAGAAAACCAACAAGGTGCTGTTAAATTCTATATGCCACCAAATTTGCTAGACGAGATGCTCCTTCAAGATTTGATTAGAAGTTTGTTTTGTTCAGAAAGGATTAACATAATCAATCTATAATATCTTTTTCCTAAGATTATTGACAGTAGAGCTACTGCTGAGATGAACTTTAATGCCATAGATCTGGAAAGGTCTTCATCATCTGGTGTTATTGGATGTAGGGGAGCTGATCTTTGATCCTGACTATTGTAGTCGTCATTATCTCTCTCACTCCTATACAAGAACGTTGAGGAATCCAGTCCAAAACCTCTAGAGT includes these proteins:
- the LOC122051094 gene encoding isocitrate lyase-like, encoding MAPSFSAPSLIMEEERRFEAEVAEVEAWWSTERFKLTRRPYSARDVVSLRGTLRQSYASGALAEKLWRTLKSHQARGSASCTFGALDPVQVTMMAKYLDSIYVSGWQCSSTHTSTNEPGPDLADYPYDTVPNKVAHLFLAQQFHDRKQREARMSLPRAARASTPYVDYLRPIIADGDTGFGGVTTTVKLCKLFVERGAAGVHIEDQSSVTKKCGHMAGKVLVSVSEHIDRLVAARLQFDVMGVATVLIARTDAVAANLIQTNVDSRDHPFILGCTNPNLRGRSLAGVLAEATAAGKSGPELEAIENEWLSAAKLRTFSECVMEGIQSLSIGEGEKQRRLGEWAKKHDDSNFERRRKMAETQLGLEGLFWDWDLPRTREGFYRFQGSVEAAVVRGRAFSPHADMIWVETSRPDVAECAALAEGVKAAHPEMMLAYNLSPSFNWDASGMTDEAVGEFIPTIARLGFCWQFITLAGFHADALVADTFAKDFARRGMLAYLERIQREERKKKVETLEHQKWSGANYYDRVLKTVQGGISSTAAMAKGVTEEQFQEQAVPQSKM